The following nucleotide sequence is from Methanomassiliicoccus sp..
GCATCAGGAGGGAGTTCATGGACGCTCCCGAGATGCTCTACCACACCTTCCACTGGGTGCCCGTGGACACTTGGGTGGAGGCGACCGATGAGGCCCTGATCGAAGCGGTGAAGGAGGCCGCTGAAGGCATCGGCGAACATGAGAGCTGGAAGATGCACGTGCACAAGCGTCATCACCCCAAACACTCCGAGGAGCTGATGCTCCTTTTAACGGAGCCCATTCTCAAGGGGAAGGTGGACCTTCGGCACCCTCAGAAGATAATTGCCGTGGAGGTGCTGGGGCCAATGGCAGGGGTATCGCTCCTGGAAAGGGACGAGATCATCGATGTGAACCAGCTGAGGCTCGAGGTGGGCCTGACCCAGATAATCTGAGCTCGTAGAAAGGAATGCCGTCATCCGGAGGTGGAGGTGAGCATGGACTTGATGTCCTCCACGCTGGGCACCATGCCCACGGCCTTCATCTCTCCGTTGATGTAGAGTATCGGCACGCGCATGGTCCCGCGCCTCTTTATCTCCTCGATGTCCTCGATCCGCTCTATCTCCTCTACCATGCCCAGCTCATCCAAAGCCTGCTGGACGTTCCTCTCCAACCGTTTGCACTTTGCGCACCCGATGACCAGCACCTCGATCTTCATGCCACACCTCTACCGTCCCGCTCTCGGCGTCGAGCACGGCACGACATGCCAGGGCTGGACTTTCTGCCAACGGGATCAGCGTAAAAATATGTATCCCCTCATATGCAAAAAGAAAGGGGATGGGTAAAGGGTTTGGACCTCCTCATCATTTCTTGGTTATGGTCCCCGTGGCCTCCTTTAAGATGGTCCCGGTGAGCTTCACCGTCCCATCGGAGTTCTTCACCGTGCTCGATATGGTCATCCCTCCCGAGGCCACGTACGTGCCGGCGGGCAGGGTCAGGGTGAAGGACTTGGTGGCGCTCCACAGGTTCGTCAGCATGTACTTGCTGTACACGCCCGTCTCCTTGATCACGGGGGACCCCGAACCGGTAACGACGATGACCTGCTTGTTGGTGGTGAGCGACGTCCCCTCGGAGGCGGTGTCCAGCGTGGCCGGGGTGATGGTGGGGTCCTTGTGACGGGACGCCCCCATGGCCTTGAACATGTTCTCGGCCATCTGCAGATTATGGATCTGGCTGGAGAAGCTGGAGTAGGACAGCAGCTCCACGCAGAACCCGTACCGGGCAGCTCCGAAGACCGCAGAGTACACCGCCGCCTGATCAGAGCCGGCGACATAGTTCTGGTAGACCGCGATGTGCGGGCGGTACTGGTCGGGGATGTTGTTCACGAACAGCATGGTGCTGATCACGTGGGACCGGAAGTCAGTGTTGTACGAAGGCACGGCCTTCCAGCCCTCCACCAGCGTCAGGTCGCACACCATGGACAGGTGCAGCTGGGCGGTGTACGAGTTCATGATTATGTAGTTCCAGTACCCGGAGGCCCGGGCCTCCTTGGCCAGGTTCAGGAAGCCATCGTACACGAACATGGGCTTGGTGTTGTAGTCGCTCAGCAGCTGATTGTATCCGTTGATGGAGTCGCACTGATCGAAGAACACTCCGGTCGAACCCCACCACCAACTATTATACTGGTCCTGGTTGATGAGGTAGTTCCGGTATGCCGACGAGGCCGCGCTGGCCACGTAGTAACCGTTGGTGTTCTTGTACGGGTGACCCGCCGAGTCGTACAGCGCCCAGGCGCTGGGAACGGCTTTGGACGTGGGCGTCATTTGCTGCGCCGACTTGTAGTTCCAGTTGATCTGGTCGGTGTTCTTGCTCTGCATCGCCACCGTGATCTGGGAACCCTCCACGTAGCTGCGGATGGTGCTATCCCAGTTGTTCATGTTCCCGAAGGTCAGGGGGAATATGTCGGTGCTGTGGCTGCCCCAGGTCTTGACGATCTTGGACGATACCCACTGCGCATAGCCCTCGTCGTGACCCTGCGCCAGCCCGTCGGTGTACTTGTACGGCCGGATGAACTGGTGGAACGTTTCCTTGACGCCGGAAGCGATGCTCGGGACCTTGCAGTCCAGGGAGGTGTACTTCAGGGCGATGAACGATTCCCCGCCCCCGCCCATGTCCTTCGTCCACACCGGTGAGGATATGTAGGCCTCGGTATCGGAGAAACCCCACTCCACGCCCAGCTGCCGTCCGGGGACCCGGACGTCCATGGCAGGAGCGTACATCAGGTAGGACGGATACCATCCGCCCAGACCGTTGGCCTTGGGCCAGTTCTCAGGGTACCCGGGAACGTAGCGGTGGTTCTTGCCATCGGAGTACAGGTTGTACATAGATCCTTTGGCCGAGTACTCCCCCACGAAGTACGTGGTCATGACCTTGGACGTACCGGGAGCATAGGTGGTGTCCAGCTCCATGTAGTCCTTGTAGAACGTGAAGCTCTGGGTCAGGCTGAACTGGCTGCATGACTCCAGGAACCACACGGTGCTGCCGGAGCGGCCCCACTTGGATATGGTCATGCTCACATAGTCCATGGCCTTGTTGTACTGGTCCACCGTCCCGTCCCCTGGGCCGGCGGGGTTCACGCGGCGGTAGACGATGTAGTCGGACGTGAAGTAGGGCTGGATCTTGTAGGTGACATAGCCGCCCGTCCGGTAGTCGACAGTGAGCGAGTACGTCTGCGCGTACACGGTTATGAGCCCGGTCTTCTGGACAACTGTCAGGTTCGATGAGGCCGTGTTAAGGGAGAAGGGGCCGTTCGAGGTCGTGGCCGTGGCCGCGGTCTCGGTCACCTCAATGGCGGTGCCGTCATTCCCCTCCGATCCGGAAAGGGCGGAGTTCTGGTTCAAAACAATGGAAACGATGGGTGCGAAGACCATTCCCACGATCACAAGGACCGAAATAAAAATCTTCAACTTTCTCCCGGCGATCCGCCGTGCCAACCCCTGGCGGCGCGGCCTATCGCCCAATTCAGGCTCGTTAACCGTGCTCATAGCTCACTTCCATATGCCTAGGGCCTAGGGCACCAGGCTCCGAAGGAACGCCCGCGGGGGGTCGCTCCATAGTCGGCTGCGTTGCTAGTCTCGTAGTCTTTCAAGCGTTCCACGCTCCTTTCGGGGGGTTCTCGCTTAAACGCGGATCGGCGCTCGGTGAGGAGCCCAAAAATAGACCCCCTTCGGTCGCCGGACCTATCCATTTTGCTCAGCCCTCCTTTAGGGGGGCCGGGGATAGGATAGGGGACGCTTTGTCCCTTGCAGAAAGGAGAATAGGCTCATATTTAATAAAACCTAGGTGCAAAAAACAAAGAGAAGCATGTTCTGCGTGCAATAAAAAAATCATCTGGATAGTGTCCTCAGATATGCTGGATGACCTCAGAAAAACAGCCAGTAAAAAACGAAAAAAATCATGTTAATAACTTCTATAAGGCGAGACGGAAGGACCCCTTACTGAAATGCCCGTCGAATGAACAAAGGTATCTACGTTCAAAGAGGGAGAAGCGAGGAATGCTTTCAACGATCGTGGTCCTGAGCCTCACCGGAGATCATCGAGATGAGGGCTCCAAGATGTCAGGTCACGCGTCATCTAGCTGGGCCCTCCCATCTTGGCCGAAGGATGGGTCCGTCAGAGCTCGCGATGGCCGCGCCAGTGCGCAGATGTAGGGCAACGCTGCCCGCGGACCGCAGGATGATCGCCGGGTCAAGGATTAAAAATCGGCAGCCCCCTAT
It contains:
- a CDS encoding thioredoxin family protein, whose product is MKIEVLVIGCAKCKRLERNVQQALDELGMVEEIERIEDIEEIKRRGTMRVPILYINGEMKAVGMVPSVEDIKSMLTSTSG